One part of the Mesorhizobium sp. M4B.F.Ca.ET.058.02.1.1 genome encodes these proteins:
- the acnA gene encoding aconitate hydratase AcnA gives MSKSLDSFKCRRTLTAGGADYVYFDLTEAEKNGLAGIARLPYSMKVLLENLLRNEDGRSVTKESIQAVAGWLTDKGTAGVEIAYRPARVLMQDFTGVPAVVDLAAMRDGIKALGGDPEKINPLVPVDLVIDHSVIVDEFGTPMAFARNVELEYERNEERYKFLKWGQQAFRNFRVVPPGTGICHQVNLEYLGQVVWTNSEDGETTAYPDTCVGTDSHTTMINGLGVLGWGVGGIEAEAAMLGQPVSMLLPEVIGFRLTGKLKEGVTATDLVLTVTQMLRKKGVVGKFVEFFGPGLSNMTLADRATIGNMAPEYGATCGFFPVDSETIRYLTMSGREESRIALVEAYSKAQGMWRDAGSADPVFTDLLELDLGDVVPSMAGPKRPEGRVALEGIPAGFAKAMETEYKKAAEISKRYAVEGTDHDLGHGDVVIAAITSCTNTSNPSVLIGAGLLARNANRVGLKQKPWVKTSLAPGSQVVAEYLEKSGLQQELDQIGFNLVGFGCTTCIGNSGPLPAPISKTINDKGLIAAAVLSGNRNFEGRVSPDVQANYLASPPLVVAHALAGTVTKDLTTEPLGEGSDGKPVYLKDIWPSAAEIQEFIEKNVTRELFARKYADVFKGDEYWQKVKAPEGQTYAWDDSSTYVQNPPYFAGMTSGFGKIGDIKGARVLGLFGDKITTDHISPAGSIKAASPAGKYLTEHGVGVADFNQYGTRRGNHEVMMRGTFANIRIRNHMLGENGREGGYTIHYPSKEEMSIYDAAMEYKKEGVPLVIFAGVEYGNGSSRDWAAKGTNLLGVRAVIAQSFERIHRSNLVGMGVIPFVFEDGTSWASLNLKGDELVEIDGLDAIKPRQKMGAKVTYGDGTVKNVPIICRIDTLDELDYFKNGGILQYVLRDLAA, from the coding sequence GTGTCAAAATCCCTCGACAGTTTCAAATGCCGCCGCACCCTGACCGCGGGTGGCGCTGACTATGTCTATTTCGACCTTACCGAGGCCGAGAAGAACGGCCTCGCCGGCATTGCCCGGCTGCCCTATTCGATGAAGGTGCTGCTGGAGAATCTTCTGCGCAACGAGGACGGCCGCTCCGTCACCAAGGAGAGCATCCAGGCGGTGGCCGGCTGGCTGACCGACAAGGGCACCGCCGGCGTCGAGATCGCCTACCGTCCGGCCCGCGTTTTGATGCAGGATTTTACTGGCGTTCCGGCGGTGGTCGATTTGGCCGCCATGCGCGACGGCATCAAGGCGCTCGGCGGCGATCCGGAAAAGATCAACCCGCTGGTGCCGGTCGACCTCGTCATCGACCACTCCGTCATCGTCGACGAGTTCGGCACGCCGATGGCCTTCGCCCGCAATGTCGAGCTCGAGTATGAGCGCAACGAGGAGCGCTACAAGTTCCTGAAATGGGGCCAGCAGGCCTTCCGCAACTTCCGCGTCGTGCCGCCCGGCACCGGCATCTGCCACCAGGTCAACCTCGAATATCTTGGCCAGGTCGTCTGGACGAACAGCGAGGACGGCGAGACCACCGCCTATCCCGACACCTGCGTCGGTACCGATTCGCACACCACCATGATCAACGGCCTCGGCGTGCTCGGCTGGGGCGTCGGCGGCATCGAGGCCGAGGCGGCGATGCTTGGCCAGCCGGTTTCCATGCTCCTGCCCGAGGTCATCGGCTTCCGCCTCACCGGCAAGCTCAAGGAAGGCGTCACCGCCACCGACCTCGTGCTTACCGTCACCCAGATGCTGCGCAAGAAGGGCGTTGTCGGCAAGTTCGTCGAGTTCTTCGGCCCCGGCCTATCCAACATGACACTGGCCGACCGCGCCACCATCGGCAACATGGCGCCGGAATATGGCGCCACTTGCGGCTTCTTCCCGGTCGACAGCGAGACCATCCGGTATCTGACGATGTCCGGCCGCGAGGAAAGCCGCATCGCGCTGGTCGAGGCCTATTCGAAGGCGCAGGGCATGTGGCGCGACGCCGGCTCCGCCGACCCGGTCTTCACCGACCTGCTCGAGCTCGATCTCGGCGACGTCGTGCCGTCGATGGCAGGCCCGAAGCGCCCTGAGGGCCGCGTCGCGCTGGAAGGCATTCCGGCCGGCTTCGCCAAGGCGATGGAGACCGAGTACAAGAAGGCCGCCGAGATCTCCAAGCGCTACGCGGTCGAAGGCACCGACCACGATCTCGGCCATGGCGACGTCGTCATCGCCGCCATCACCTCGTGCACCAACACCTCGAACCCGAGCGTGCTGATCGGCGCCGGGCTGCTCGCCCGCAACGCCAACCGCGTCGGCCTGAAGCAGAAGCCGTGGGTGAAGACCTCGCTGGCGCCAGGCAGCCAGGTGGTCGCCGAATACCTGGAAAAATCCGGCCTGCAGCAGGAGCTCGACCAGATCGGCTTCAACCTGGTTGGCTTCGGCTGCACCACCTGCATTGGCAATTCCGGCCCGCTGCCGGCGCCGATCTCCAAGACAATCAATGACAAAGGCTTGATTGCTGCCGCGGTCTTGTCCGGCAACCGCAACTTCGAGGGCCGCGTCTCGCCGGACGTGCAGGCGAACTATCTCGCGTCGCCGCCGCTGGTCGTCGCCCATGCGTTGGCCGGCACGGTGACCAAGGACCTGACCACCGAGCCGCTCGGCGAAGGCAGCGACGGCAAACCGGTCTACCTCAAGGACATCTGGCCGAGCGCGGCCGAGATCCAGGAGTTCATCGAGAAGAACGTCACGCGCGAGCTGTTCGCCCGCAAATATGCCGACGTCTTCAAGGGCGACGAATACTGGCAGAAGGTCAAGGCGCCGGAAGGCCAGACCTATGCCTGGGACGACAGCTCGACCTATGTGCAGAACCCGCCCTACTTCGCCGGCATGACCTCGGGCTTCGGCAAGATCGGCGACATCAAGGGCGCGCGCGTGCTCGGCCTCTTCGGGGACAAGATCACCACCGACCACATCTCGCCGGCGGGCTCGATCAAGGCCGCCTCGCCGGCCGGCAAGTACCTGACCGAACATGGCGTCGGCGTCGCCGACTTCAACCAGTACGGCACGCGGCGCGGCAATCACGAGGTGATGATGCGCGGCACCTTCGCCAACATCCGCATCCGCAACCACATGCTGGGCGAGAACGGCCGCGAGGGCGGCTACACCATCCACTACCCCTCGAAGGAGGAGATGTCGATCTACGACGCCGCGATGGAGTACAAGAAGGAAGGCGTGCCGCTGGTCATCTTCGCCGGCGTCGAATACGGCAACGGCTCGTCGCGCGACTGGGCGGCCAAGGGAACGAACCTCCTTGGTGTCCGCGCGGTCATCGCTCAGTCCTTCGAGCGCATCCACCGCTCGAACCTGGTCGGCATGGGCGTCATCCCCTTCGTCTTCGAGGACGGCACCTCATGGGCTTCCCTCAACCTCAAGGGTGACGAGCTGGTCGAGATTGACGGGCTGGACGCCATCAAGCCGCGCCAGAAGATGGGCGCCAAGGTCACCTATGGCGATGGCACGGTGAAGAACGTGCCGATCATCTGCCGCATCGATACGCTGGATGAGCTCGACTACTTCAAGAACGGCGGCATCCTGCAATACGTGCTGCGCGATCTGGCAGCATAG
- the ccmD gene encoding heme exporter protein CcmD: MSAHALYVTAAYAITALVLAGLVAWILIDQRGRKRDLAELEAAGVRRRSDKSEALKDKGAKS; encoded by the coding sequence ATGAGTGCGCATGCGCTCTATGTCACGGCTGCCTATGCCATTACGGCGCTGGTGCTGGCGGGGCTGGTCGCATGGATCCTGATCGACCAGCGCGGGCGCAAGCGCGATCTCGCCGAGCTCGAAGCCGCCGGCGTGCGGCGGCGCTCCGACAAGAGCGAGGCCCTCAAGGACAAGGGCGCGAAATCATGA
- the ccmB gene encoding heme exporter protein CcmB, with protein MGSLFLRDIRLSIRAGGGALTGVIFFLAVIATIPFGVGPDLNLLARIGPAILWIAALLACLLGLDRLFQADREDGSLDLLVLGHDRHMLALTVLVKCLAHWAGSVLPLVVAAPLLGLFMNMEPAGIGATALTLLVGTPAITLIGAAGAAVAVALPRGGLLISVLVLPLTIPVLIFGVSASYGAVADPAPFLQPFLILAALTLFLAVLGPAAAALALRHGTD; from the coding sequence ATGGGGTCCCTCTTCCTGCGCGATATCCGCCTCTCGATCCGTGCCGGCGGCGGCGCGCTCACCGGGGTCATCTTCTTCCTCGCCGTCATCGCCACCATCCCGTTCGGCGTCGGGCCGGACCTCAACCTGCTTGCCCGTATCGGCCCGGCGATCCTGTGGATCGCGGCCTTGCTCGCCTGCCTGCTTGGCCTCGACCGGCTGTTCCAGGCCGACCGCGAGGACGGCTCGCTCGATCTTCTGGTGCTCGGCCACGACCGCCACATGCTGGCGCTGACGGTGCTGGTGAAATGCCTGGCGCACTGGGCGGGCAGCGTGCTGCCGCTGGTGGTCGCCGCACCGCTGCTTGGGCTGTTCATGAACATGGAGCCGGCCGGCATCGGCGCCACCGCGCTGACGCTTCTCGTCGGCACGCCGGCCATCACCTTGATCGGGGCGGCCGGCGCCGCGGTCGCGGTGGCACTGCCGCGCGGCGGGCTGCTGATCTCGGTGCTGGTGCTGCCGCTCACCATTCCGGTGCTGATCTTCGGCGTCTCGGCAAGCTATGGCGCGGTGGCCGACCCAGCGCCGTTCCTGCAGCCCTTCCTCATTCTTGCCGCGCTGACGCTGTTTCTTGCCGTGCTCGGGCCGGCGGCGGCGGCGCTGGCGCTGCGCCATGGGACGGACTGA
- a CDS encoding DsbE family thiol:disulfide interchange protein yields the protein MTESTETGTPAPRARRLFVLLPLLIFLGLAGLFLSQLLSGRDVSEVPSALIGLPAPQTNLPPLQGSTLPGLDSKSFAGKVTLVNVFASWCAPCRDEHPVLLALSKDKRFVLAALNYKDEPENARRFLGEVGNPYQAIGVDEAGRAAIDWGVYGVPETFVVGKDGKIAYKHVGPITAESAETLLLPQIEKALAAH from the coding sequence ATGACTGAGAGCACGGAAACCGGAACGCCGGCGCCGCGCGCGCGTCGCCTGTTCGTCCTGCTGCCGCTGCTGATCTTCCTGGGGCTGGCCGGGCTGTTCCTGTCGCAGCTCCTGTCCGGCCGCGACGTGTCGGAAGTGCCGTCGGCGCTGATCGGCCTGCCGGCGCCGCAGACCAATCTGCCACCGCTGCAAGGCAGCACGCTGCCGGGGCTCGATTCGAAGTCGTTCGCCGGCAAGGTCACGCTGGTCAATGTCTTCGCCTCATGGTGCGCGCCGTGTCGCGACGAGCATCCGGTGCTGCTCGCTTTGTCGAAGGACAAGCGTTTTGTGCTGGCGGCGCTGAACTACAAGGATGAGCCGGAGAACGCCCGGCGCTTCCTTGGCGAGGTCGGCAATCCCTACCAGGCGATCGGTGTCGACGAGGCCGGGCGGGCGGCTATCGATTGGGGCGTCTACGGCGTGCCGGAAACTTTCGTCGTCGGCAAGGACGGCAAGATCGCCTACAAGCATGTCGGGCCGATTACCGCCGAGTCGGCGGAGACGCTGCTGTTGCCGCAGATCGAAAAGGCGCTGGCGGCGCATTGA